The proteins below are encoded in one region of Bacteroides uniformis:
- a CDS encoding IS3 family transposase: MWGQIVTELVSQRNLKVALACRLFGHCRQAYYQSKADIESQIHRERLMLDAVRDIRIEDPGIGCYKLWIMLTVLFGAGFMPGRDSFYALLRQHRLMLPARKTRHTTNSNHRYHKWKNLIKGLTLTSANQLWVSDITYIPLANGEVCYLHLITDAYSHKIVGWVLADTLRVSATINALQQAIEQAVEMTGDENLTGLIHHSDRGVQYCCDPYVALLQKHGIAISMTEDYKPTDNAVAERINGIIKAESSHPRGRFNEIGHARNVIARYIHFYNHRRPHMSIGYKIPAVAHLEKGIQKKMWKKKKYPSTSSNKKKDAISLQSRTASPGEGAGQRT; this comes from the coding sequence ATCTGGGGCCAAATCGTAACGGAACTGGTCAGTCAGCGCAACCTGAAAGTTGCGTTGGCCTGCCGTCTGTTTGGCCATTGTCGTCAAGCCTACTACCAGTCAAAGGCTGACATTGAGAGTCAGATACATAGGGAACGTCTCATGCTGGATGCTGTCCGTGATATCCGTATCGAAGATCCGGGTATAGGCTGTTACAAACTGTGGATTATGCTCACCGTGCTTTTTGGAGCCGGGTTCATGCCTGGGCGGGACAGCTTTTATGCATTGCTCCGGCAACACCGCTTGATGCTTCCTGCCCGCAAGACCCGGCATACGACGAACTCCAACCATCGCTACCACAAGTGGAAGAACCTAATCAAAGGACTGACCTTGACTTCAGCCAACCAGTTGTGGGTCAGCGACATTACTTATATACCACTTGCCAATGGTGAAGTCTGTTATCTGCATCTGATTACGGATGCCTACTCCCATAAGATAGTGGGATGGGTGCTTGCCGACACCTTACGGGTATCGGCAACCATCAATGCATTGCAACAGGCTATAGAGCAGGCTGTTGAAATGACAGGAGATGAAAATCTTACGGGCCTGATACATCACTCGGACCGTGGCGTACAATACTGTTGCGACCCATACGTGGCACTTCTTCAGAAACATGGCATTGCCATCAGTATGACGGAAGACTACAAACCCACCGACAATGCCGTTGCGGAACGTATCAACGGGATTATTAAGGCGGAAAGCAGCCATCCTCGAGGCCGGTTCAACGAAATCGGGCATGCAAGAAATGTCATAGCTCGCTACATACATTTCTATAACCATCGCAGACCGCATATGAGTATCGGGTATAAAATACCTGCTGTGGCGCATCTGGAGAAGGGAATACAGAAGAAAATGTGGAAGAAGAAAAAATATCCTTCCACAAGTAGCAATAAAAAGAAGGATGCAATATCTTTGCAAAGCCGGACAGCAAGTCCGGGCGAAGGCGCAGGACAGCGCACCTGA
- a CDS encoding transposase, with the protein MTSKRKLYREDEKLFFLHSYYQSGMSKHAFCRAHGICCPALLNSWIKKYSNLAEELSLPSEQESPDMSNRSKEAYKDENTQLKKRIKELEKALSFSKLETEARELMITRAEELFNIPIRKKSGAKS; encoded by the coding sequence ATGACTTCAAAACGAAAGCTTTATCGTGAAGATGAAAAACTGTTTTTTCTTCACTCTTACTACCAATCAGGTATGAGTAAGCATGCCTTTTGCCGGGCACATGGCATTTGTTGCCCTGCCTTGCTAAATAGTTGGATTAAAAAGTATTCAAATTTAGCAGAAGAGCTATCTTTGCCTTCTGAACAAGAATCACCAGATATGTCCAATCGCAGCAAGGAAGCCTACAAAGATGAAAATACCCAATTAAAAAAGCGCATTAAAGAGCTGGAGAAAGCTCTGTCTTTCTCCAAGCTGGAAACAGAAGCCCGTGAGTTGATGATTACGCGTGCTGAAGAACTCTTCAACATCCCTATCAGAAAAAAATCTGGGGCCAAATCGTAA
- a CDS encoding metal-sulfur cluster assembly factor has protein sequence MTKFEIEEKIVSMLKTVFDPEIPVNVYDLGLIYKIDVSDQGEASIDMTLTAPNCPAADFIMEDVRQKVESIDGVTSATINLVFEPEWDKDMMSEEAKLELGFL, from the coding sequence ATGACCAAATTTGAAATAGAAGAGAAAATAGTCTCCATGCTCAAGACCGTATTCGACCCGGAAATACCGGTAAATGTATACGACCTGGGACTGATTTACAAAATAGACGTCTCCGACCAGGGAGAAGCCTCCATCGACATGACGCTGACTGCCCCCAACTGTCCGGCAGCCGACTTCATCATGGAAGATGTGCGCCAGAAGGTGGAATCCATCGACGGCGTAACCTCCGCCACCATCAATCTCGTCTTCGAACCCGAGTGGGACAAGGACATGATGAGCGAAGAAGCGAAACTGGAGCTGGGATTCCTTTAA